In a genomic window of Nitrospira sp. ND1:
- a CDS encoding FixH family protein, whose translation MKSLTQFVAVSLMPAMVSGCMSMMPMEKMDMEKDNMGQMNMGDKGRNHEMTGTKGDNTKVEKRVGDLIVAFSTIPAKPTVGENVLRVKLTDASGGTVRDAVVTFDVTMTMPGMTVMEENAVVTKDVYLANTNFGMAGEWQITVKIQRAGAAERREHFTVSVT comes from the coding sequence ATGAAATCTTTAACCCAATTTGTTGCAGTGTCCCTGATGCCTGCTATGGTCTCGGGCTGTATGAGCATGATGCCGATGGAGAAGATGGATATGGAGAAGGACAACATGGGACAGATGAACATGGGAGACAAAGGCCGGAATCATGAGATGACTGGAACGAAGGGTGACAACACGAAGGTCGAAAAACGGGTGGGGGACCTGATCGTGGCCTTCTCGACCATTCCTGCGAAACCGACAGTGGGCGAGAATGTGTTGCGCGTGAAGCTGACCGATGCTTCCGGAGGAACCGTCAGAGACGCCGTGGTGACATTTGATGTGACAATGACGATGCCAGGGATGACTGTGATGGAAGAGAACGCGGTCGTGACTAAAGACGTGTATCTGGCAAACACCAACTTCGGCATGGCAGGAGAATGGCAAATCACCGTCAAAATCCAGCGGGCGGGGGCAGCCGAACGGCGTGAACACTTCACTGTCTCCGTGACCTGA
- the merF gene encoding mercury resistance system transport protein MerF, whose product MVAKIAKHLFDCPLYDETGLCGFTPLLLVTLGAIGLGWVTGYFDVILFPALAVLFTLTLYRILK is encoded by the coding sequence ATGGTCGCGAAGATCGCCAAGCACCTGTTTGACTGTCCGCTCTACGATGAAACCGGGCTCTGTGGTTTCACTCCGTTACTTCTAGTGACGCTCGGAGCCATAGGACTGGGCTGGGTAACCGGGTACTTCGATGTCATATTGTTTCCAGCTCTGGCCGTGCTATTTACCCTGACCCTGTACAGGATTTTAAAGTGA
- a CDS encoding metal-sensitive transcriptional regulator yields the protein MKIPFLGEKTQIITEERKADATLRLNRIEGQIKGIKKMVAEGRPCVEILTQLASTQEALRGLTKLMMRNYLENCATEAIRSKSGDEIYDELMNVIFKFAK from the coding sequence ATGAAAATTCCATTTCTAGGCGAGAAAACCCAGATCATTACTGAGGAGCGCAAAGCCGACGCCACACTGCGACTCAATCGCATCGAGGGGCAAATCAAGGGTATCAAAAAAATGGTCGCCGAAGGACGTCCGTGTGTCGAAATCCTCACACAATTGGCCTCAACCCAGGAGGCGCTTCGGGGGCTCACCAAGTTGATGATGCGCAACTATCTGGAGAACTGTGCGACGGAGGCGATCCGCTCTAAGAGCGGCGACGAAATCTACGATGAGCTCATGAATGTGATTTTTAAGTTCGCCAAGTAG
- a CDS encoding TIGR04283 family arsenosugar biosynthesis glycosyltransferase, giving the protein MHAIARLRGHKEVIVVNGGSQDTTVQIARQHGACLIREQGGRGRQLHAGASLAMADILWFLHADTIPPANAVEHIKEALQGPDIVGGCFAVTFAGSTFSARFLTWLFRRLHKVGLCYGDAAIFVKRHYYTSMGGFPPFPIFEDVALLQSLKAMGRLVECPAAVTTSSRRIKRCGLVRTLGLWTALQVLYWLGVSPYTLGRFYRPVKGQMQTPP; this is encoded by the coding sequence TTGCACGCCATAGCTCGCTTGCGAGGCCACAAAGAAGTGATCGTCGTTAATGGCGGGAGTCAGGACACGACGGTCCAGATTGCCCGACAGCATGGCGCATGCCTCATTCGGGAGCAAGGCGGCCGAGGAAGGCAGTTGCACGCGGGCGCCAGTCTGGCTATGGCGGATATCTTATGGTTTCTGCATGCCGACACGATTCCACCTGCCAACGCTGTTGAGCATATCAAAGAGGCATTACAAGGTCCCGACATCGTTGGTGGGTGCTTCGCGGTCACGTTCGCCGGCTCAACATTCAGTGCACGCTTCCTGACTTGGCTATTTCGTCGTTTGCATAAGGTAGGACTGTGTTATGGAGACGCGGCGATTTTTGTGAAACGCCATTACTACACCTCTATGGGCGGCTTCCCGCCGTTTCCAATTTTCGAGGATGTTGCGCTTCTGCAATCCCTGAAGGCCATGGGCCGTCTCGTCGAATGTCCGGCTGCCGTCACGACCTCTTCACGCCGAATCAAACGATGTGGCTTGGTGAGGACCCTAGGACTGTGGACGGCCTTGCAAGTGCTGTACTGGCTCGGTGTCTCTCCATATACTCTCGGTCGCTTCTATCGTCCGGTCAAAGGCCAGATGCAAACTCCGCCATGA
- a CDS encoding cytochrome c biogenesis CcdA family protein, with translation MIVEEFLKTYAEVLLHGSWLVVGIALVAGLLSSAICPFTVPVGLGVVGVVGTAESRARGSGFPIAMAFFAGLVLSLTALGALAGVLGFVATQAIGQWWMLIMAALAFVAALAVLAGPSVTLPDVTALRRPGLLGAFFYGFVFSLGTPAVSLLLVLTVAAAEHRPAYGVLLALGYGIGRGLPFLLFGLCSGAAIRLRCQPSWSRAVQVTTGSLLLVITGYYLWIFLRLS, from the coding sequence ATGATCGTCGAGGAATTTCTCAAGACCTATGCCGAGGTGCTCCTTCATGGCTCTTGGTTGGTCGTCGGGATTGCCCTTGTGGCCGGCCTGCTCAGTAGCGCCATTTGTCCCTTCACAGTGCCCGTTGGCCTCGGCGTCGTCGGCGTGGTCGGCACGGCGGAAAGTCGAGCTCGTGGCAGCGGCTTCCCGATTGCCATGGCCTTTTTTGCTGGCCTCGTCCTCAGTCTGACCGCGCTCGGCGCACTTGCGGGAGTCTTGGGCTTTGTCGCCACGCAAGCCATTGGCCAGTGGTGGATGCTGATCATGGCGGCGCTGGCGTTCGTCGCCGCGTTGGCGGTCCTTGCAGGGCCGTCGGTCACGCTGCCCGATGTGACGGCTCTGCGGCGGCCCGGGCTTCTTGGTGCCTTCTTCTATGGATTCGTCTTCAGTCTCGGCACGCCAGCCGTCTCCCTGCTCCTGGTGCTCACCGTCGCCGCCGCTGAACACCGACCGGCCTATGGTGTCCTGTTGGCGTTGGGGTATGGCATAGGGCGCGGTCTCCCCTTCCTGCTGTTTGGACTGTGTTCGGGCGCGGCGATACGGCTGCGCTGTCAGCCATCGTGGTCCCGCGCGGTTCAAGTCACCACCGGCAGCCTGCTGCTGGTGATCACGGGCTATTACCTCTGGATCTTTCTGCGACTCAGCTAA